The Dama dama isolate Ldn47 chromosome 11, ASM3311817v1, whole genome shotgun sequence genome segment gtattcttgcctgggaaattccatggacagaggagcctagtgggctacagtccattgggttgcaaaagagtcggccacaacttagtgactaacaaagAACTGGCATATGGCTTGTATATGCCAGTGGGAACCTTGACCCTGGCCCAGTTATGATAAGCAAATATATCTCCAGAGGTAGCAAATGTCCCCTATGGGACAACATTGTCCTTGATTAAGGAACTACTTTGGTAAAGAATGTTAGCAAAATTGAAGCACTGATTTTGAAATAGGCAATTTTAAAAGTACTCTCTGCTGTTTGATTTCTACTCTTATCAGTATCCTTAAAGACCTAAACCTAGAATATATGGAGAATATAGGAGGAGGAAAACCAAAGCACAGATGCCTAACTTGATCCAGTCTTCTGGCACATGGTAACCTTGCCAGAATGCTAGTCAGAGTTTAaccagaattattttaaatttggaaaaagGAAGAATAAGCTGATTCTATCCCATAAGGGTGCTTTCcctattgtttttttgtttgtttgtttagatttTTGGTTTTCGATTTGtatctttcactttttatttcttgtcCATGATTACATGGGTTAGTTGAAAGAGCAGTGTGAAACAGTGGGAGTTATGTGGGAGGAGAACTTGGAGAACTGGACTGAATCAGAAAATGTAAATTCAAGCTCACTCCTGTATTTCCTTTATCTTaagtatttttcatttgaaaaatggaaatcTTATTGCAAAGATCAGTTAAACTAATGtgcagaaaactttttaaaaaaatgtaaagcattataagaagctcttaatataaggaaagaaattcaaatttcttttagaaaatttacaaaaatttaaGTTACTTACATGACTCATCATTAAGAGTGGCATCATCTCTAATATGTATTCTGTAGAATCAGGGGATTTTAGTGTAGGAAGGGGTTTCCATATCAATTTTAATAGTGTTATAGATTGTATTTTCACAAACCTTAGGGGAACAGTGATGCTTTGAATTTTTGACTTACATTTAATTCATGAGTTTGTgaactttgaatttaatttttaaaaatagtctactttttaaagaagaaataaaatatttcaatatgatatattaaacttaaaagcagtaATGAGCACTGATTGGTGCCATACAATTAATTTGTTTAAATTGAGGCTctactgcatctttttttttaagattaagagAAAAGATTTATTGAGCTGATAAATTGGAAACAGCAAGAAATGGGGAGGTGACAACAAATGCTTGGATAACTTCCTAAAAGTCGCATTAAGAGCCAGATAGCATGACCCAAAAAAACACAATATGGGTTAAGTgatctttatatttaaataattcctAGTGTCATCCTTAAATCCAAAATAAGATGGATGTGTGTTTTTTAATTGACGTATAATTGACTTActgtgtttcaggtatacagcaaaatcattgagttgtttgtttatattcagattattttccactttAGGTTGTTATAAGATATCGAATATAGTTCCTTGTCATACACAGCAAACATGTGTTGTCTGATCTATTTTAAGTTTAggagtttgtatctgttaatctcatactcctaatttatcccacccctgccttcccctttggtaactgtctGCTCTATTTTTGTTTGAACTTACCTGTATCTGATCATGTACAATTGTGAAACTGTTACAAATGTTTGAGCCTGATTTTTTCCCCAGTACTGTTACCAAATACAATATTAAGGCAAATTATATGATGGCGCTGCTATAAGACTGTGTTCATCAGAATGATTTTAGTATTCTCATTTACTGGCTTTATAATTGTATAAATTTATGaaattattggggcttccctggtggctcagaaggtaaagaacccgcctgcaatgcaggaaacctgggtttgattcctgggttggaagatccactggaggggagggcatggtagcccactccagtatttttgcctggagaatccccatggacagaggagcctggtgggctccatgaggtggcaaagagttggacatgactgagcaactcagcacagcacatgaaATTATTAGACTACCATTTATGAATCTAACTGATAGATATTTGAAGTTTTCTATTTACTTTTTGCACCTTAGATTAAGAAGGATTTCTGCTattgcaaaaaaaacaaaaaacaaaaaccatgttTGAGAAACCCAAATTTAATTCAgccctctcattttacagatttggAATCTGATTCTGAGAAAACAGTTCCCCAAACTTCATACTGTTAATTGAGTCTCAAGTAAAACTAAAGTTTCCTGATGTCCTAAACTTGTGTACAAAGTGTAAGTACTTTCTGTCAGTGTATACTGAATAGAGTTTGGATCTAGAACATCTTTAAGTTATATCCTTAAATAATCGTCCCTTGTATAAAATAATTGGTTTAGTTTTAAATTTCCTGTTGATGTTTTTTCCCTAATTTTCTCTGAATTGTTTGATGATCTTCAGATAGACAAGGGTAGGAGCTTTATCCATAACCCAGTGAAcctgcttcatgatcctgttgAGCAAGCATTGGAGAGGCAGGTGAAGGAGGCTGATTCATAGTCATTGAATAAGTAATTCTGTCTACCTGATTAAGAATCTTTTCCATAGTGAGCCCTTCAATGCACATCACATGCCACCTACAAGTTTTCTTCATGTGCCAAGTCTGAGAGGCTCATCCATATGCCTCTTCTTCAGATTTATTTTGTAACAAATCCTCCAGTCTTGTTCCTTCAGAATTGCTAATCATCCTGCAGAAACTATTAGCTGTGGCCTACTAATATGCATAGGTTCTTAACTGAAACAGTTTCTTCTTCAGGCAAAGTAGATGTACTGGTAGTCGTGTCAACTTGAATAcctccttttgtttctttggcaAGGATTGTCCTGAGTTGGGATGCAGTGCTTTTGCAGTCCTTTTCTGGAAGTTACTGGCATTAGGTGAGAGAACATGTGCAGATCAAGTTCAGAAATTTCCCCCCCTTTCTCTGTGAAATTCTCCATGAGgccatttgttttgtttgaagGAGGGGCAGCAGTGTGGAGGAGCAGGCTTCTGGTATCTGGGGTAACCTCATCGCATAACTTCCTTTGGGCTTTTCTTTGGTCTGTTTTGTATACACTACATTCACTTCATCAAGGAATCCTTCTGGCTGCATCTGCTTTTTATATCTAAAGTGTGTGTGATTCCTGGAAGActtaagtatttttttccttttcctatctACTCAGGTGACCCTTTGGGTGAATACCAAGAGGAATGTTCTTGGTATAATCAAACACAGGGTCCTTTCTTAATAATACTTGGTCTTCTCTTCATGTAAGGTATTGTAGATTTATAAACTGACTAAAGTCTGGTAATTGAGTAGAGGCCTGTGACTTTAATTAAAGGCAGCTTAGTCTAATGAGAGTCTTTAATGTATTgctcattgatttttatttttaaggacatCAGGGTCAAGTGAGCATTGCCTAGAATCTCTGTAGATCAAGCCATGCTGATTATCACACCAAGTTAATTATCTGGGAGGAAATAAGAACTGAAATCAGCACCCAGATGACCCTAAATCATTCCTCAAGCTTTCCAGTGGCCTGTTTCACTGTGTGGACTTGGGTCTTAAGTCTAAGAaagggcttctcttctcttattttatcTCTGAGATAACAACATTTATACTTTGGTAAGATTTTATACTCCTGTCCTTCATacttcttcttcatctttttatCCTTCTGAGTTTTGGGGGTATTTTTCTCAACATTTTCTTGTCTTCCATCTATATTTTGCGTTGGCTATCCTCATTGCAGTAGAGACATTCCCATTGACTCTTATGTGTGGGTAGTTATTCCTGATTTCAGTTGTTGCATATTAATGACTACTTAGTCATATAAAAAAATGCATTATCCTCttttggactttttaaaaagaggaatcgAACTGTTGAAAAACAATATTTTGCTGTTTCCTTCAATACAATGTTTATTCCTGATGTGAGGGTTTCCTTGGTTTATTTTAAGTGgttccctcatttttttttagctccagtgtttctctctctctctgtctctttctcattctcatagaaaaaaaaatgtcaactaTTAGAATCAAGCTGGAGTTAGGCTGTATCCTACTACAATAGATGTTGGTTCTTACCTGAATTTGGGGGCTGTTTTATGCTTCTTGAATATTTGACTTACAGTTTTTAGAATTCTAACAATCCAGAGAAACTTAGGTGGAGCCATAGTTAGAGTAGAGAGCTTTGCCTCTCTGCTAAAGATTTAttttcctctccccctccctccacacTTTTTGTGGGTACCCATGCCAGTGACagaggcctcccaggtggcgctagtggtaaagaacccgcctgccaatgcaggaaacaagagatgcaggtttgatccctgggttgtcaagatcccttgaaggaggtgtggtgacccactccagtcttctttcctagagaatccctatgtgtagaggagcctggcaggctacagtccatagggttgcagaaaatcagacatgactgagcgatttgaCATACACACATGCTAGCGACAAGCGTGGAGGTACTTAACCTGTCTAAGGGTCTTTCCATGCCTGGCTCTCCTTTCTGTTGTCCCAACCTATTGTCTCAACTTGTTGCCCTCAGAGGAGGAACCTGGAGTTGTATAATGATGCTGATAGGGACCACATACTGCTAACTGACACAGAGTAGGGACTATAAACAGTGTGTCCCCTGTTGGGAACCATCCACCCTTGCTTCTAGCACTCACCCCTTGGAATTATGGGTATTGGAAGAAGTCTGCATGAAGGAGTGTAGTTCTCCAGTAGGCTTTACTTGACTTTCTTCCATTACACACTATCAGTCCAATATCTACGAGAAATTTGTTAGTCTCTTGAAAAATActgccttttttttctgttttccagtgaTTATATTCATTCTCCCTATTTTTAAATGCTCTTTTGGTTATTTCAGTAGAATTTTTTGAAAGTGTGAAAGGCAGTGAATGGTcagatgcattttatttatttcttcatcttgtccaatatatataatttttaccaACTTGTTCAGTTTGATAAATACAGACATggaattattttgatatttaatatatatttacatactttTAAGGCTAGTTTGGTTTATGTTTACATACATATAAgactaatttcatttaattttgacAACTGTCTGTCCAGAAACTAATAGGTTCTTATCATTTGCTTTTTAGAAAATGGATTCTACATCTCTGTTACCAGCCCTTTTAAATGTGGATCTGACAATATCACATATAGAATGTCTTCCCAAGGACATTCTGGTGAAATTTCAAGGCAGAAATAATATTGAATGTGAGTTTGACTACCACATATTGCAGAGGGAAATACAGTATGttcaaaaaggaaacaataatGTAGACATCGATGACTTTTGTTTGGTAGAAGAAAGAGTATCAGGAGAATGGCAGAGGGGAAGAgttgtggaaaagaaaaatgaactctaTACTGTGCTCCTCATAGACCACGGAGAGGAACTGAGAGTTGACAGTACGCAGGTTGCTTCAGCGTGTGGCAACTTATTTGAGCTACCACCACGGGTAACATTTGGCATTTTGGCCAACATACTACCAGCTGGGAAAAAATGGTCTCCCAAGGCTTTGAATTATTTCAAGTCATTAGTAGGACTACAAGTGAAAGGTTGTGTGCAAGCTGTTTTGCCTCTTCAGATGATTGTTCTTGAAGTGCCAAACATTATATCCCAGGTTCTTGAATTACAATTAGGGAGACTCATTGATGGAGATTCATTTCGTCTTATTGTGGAAATGGTAAAAGAATTCCCCAAACAAATGCCAGATTCATTACACCGTAAAAGACCTGAATCATCTTTAAGTAATAACGATACTTTACTTGATATTCAGCATGTTCTGGATAATTTGCAACCATCTTTGTCAGTGGGCAGTACTGAAAGTGTAAAAGTATCATCTGCCTTGAGCCCAAGTAAATTTTATTGCCAATTAATTAAATGGATTCCAGAGCTGGAAAACTTTACAACATGTATGACTTTGCATTATGATATTATCAGCCAAGGAAGTAGTCCCACATGTGATAATTTTGGACTACTTTGTGTTGCCAGAAGGATAAATGGACAGTGGCATAGAGGAATTCTTCAGCAGCTTTTGCCCAATAATCAAGTGAGAATTTGGTTTATGGATTATGGCAGTAGTGAGACTGTACCTTCAGTTCATGTAAAGAAACTTAAACAAGATTTTGTCTTAGtaccattattttcatttccatgttCTCTAACATGTTTACACAGTCCAGACAGAGATATAAGAAAATTTCAACTGAGTATATTTAAACAAGCCTTGTTAGGACAGGTAGTATATGCACACCTTGATCGGTTCAATAAGGATGAGCATTTGTATTATGTAACCTTAGAAACTCAAGAGTCTACAGTTACTTCTAAGTGTCTGCTGAAGACTGTAGGCACACAAGTACTATGTCCAGTGTCTGATTCAAAAATTTATAATAGGCTGAGGGCAACTAGTGCTTCTGAGGTAAACAGCTTTGCAGTTGGGAGTTTTATTGCAAACACTGAGCAGCCGATAGACTCTCTAAGtaaaaaagatactttaaaaatagattttcctGTTAAAACTGTAGAAATGAAGATAGAAGCTGCCTACATAGGTTTCGTAGTGTATGTATTAAACCCATCAAATTTCTGGGTACGTACTAATGAACATCAGAATGAATTTCaagatataattaaaaatataaacaaatattatgATCTGTGTGAAAATGAGGAATTGATTCTAAGAAATCCAGAACCTGGATCATTTTGTTGTGCTAGATATAGCAAGGATAGACATTTTTATAGAGCTGTCGTCACTGAAATTAATGGttataaaattaatgtttattttttagattatggAAATACTGATTCCATACCATTTTTTGATGTAAAAATTTTGCTTCCAGAGTTCTGTGAGTTGCCTGCTTTAGCCATGTGCTGTTCACTTGCACATGTATTTCCTGTTGAAGATTTATGGGTGAAGGCTGctgttgattattttaaaaaaattgtcctGAACAAAGCAGTTTTGCTTCAGGTTATAGCAAAAAAAGATGACAAGTATACTGTAAATATTCAGAGTATTGAAGCCTCAGAAGATAATGATGTTGTCTCTCTTATGTTACAAGCTGGATATGCAGAATATTGGGAAGTAGAACCAAAATGTTGTCCAAAATTTGTAAGTGAGTATTCAGTGTTAAATTTAAAATCCAAAAGTAAAGTTAATGTTAAGAAAGTAATATCTGCCCTTCTTGAAGGACCTCAGTCTAAAAGGTACCATCCAAATAAGCTAAAAGAAAGTAACTTGTCTTTGTTAAAGTCCCAACCTGTTAATTTCTCTGAATTTGAAAACCCTTTCATCTTGTCTGTGGGACCTGAGTCACCATGGCGTTATAAAGAATATGTGTTTAAACCAGGAACAGTCCTTGAAGTTAAGTGTTCTTATTCTTGTGGCCCAGGTGACTTCTTATGCCAGCTGCAATGTAAGTTAGAAGACTTAAAATTACTAATGGAACAACTTCAGCATTATTATAGTATTCATTCTGATCCTTATCAGGTTGGGCAGATGGCTTGTGTTGCTAAATCCTCTAAAGATGGAAAGTGGTATAGAGCTGCTATTTTGACtcaaatatcagaaaaagaatttGATGTAATACTGGTTGATTATGGTTACCAGGAAAGAGTTTTAATTAGAGATCTTTGTGCTATTAagccacattttctttctttagaagCCCAGGCCTTCAGATGTAGTCTTAACCATTTAGTTGAACCCATTAGTTGTAGAATATTCACTTGGTCGAGAGAAGCATGCAGAGACtttgagaattttatttcttcatctagAGGGTTATTGACTTGTGTCATCTGTGCCATAGTTCTTATATATCCAAACTGTTTAAGTAATTTAGTGGATTTACAGTCTCCATTTACTAGTGCAAAAGAATTTCTTATTCGTCATGGCTCTGCACAATATTGTACAGTATCAAAGCCATTTCCATCTTCAGTTAGTCTTTACAGTTACTGTTATTCTTCCTTCAATATAAAAATTGGAAGTgaggaagaaatatatatatctcacatataTAGTCCTCAAGAGTTTTATTGCCAACTTAGTAGAAATAGTAAAGACCTAGAGATGATAGAAACAAAAATCAGGGAAATTAGTTACCCCAGTGATTGCCCCAAATATAATTTTAGTAAAATGAGATTATGTATATCTAAGTATGTAGAGGATGGTCTCTCTTATAGAGCTTTATCAATGCCGACAGATTCATTATCTGACTTCCTGGTGTATTTTGTGGACTTTGGAAATAAGCAATTAGTAGAAGAAAGTATGTTGAGGGCTGTTTCAGATGAGTTTCCAGAGTTGTTGTTTACACCTATGCAGGCTATTAAATGTTTTTTGTCAGATCTTAGCGATGTAGATATTCCAGCAGAAATCAATAACTGGTTTGCAGGTAAATTTTTTGGAAAACCATTAAGGGCAAAAATACTGTCCAGGGAGCCAGATGGCCAGTTTGGTGTGGACTTATATGATGGATATCAACATataaatcagaaaattaaaatgctacTTGATGCTTATGGGAAAAAGCATTGTGACCAAGCACAGTGTGTGAAAAAGGATCATAAAacaaatgagaataaaaaaaagGCTGTTTCCTTGAAAGgtaaaatagaaaacaactaTCACCATAACGTAAGTAAAACTAGTCTAATAACACATTCTGAAAGCAAAACAGATCAGCTAATGAATCCCAGAAGTATATATGCCAGGCTTTTGAAACCATCAGTTTGCTGTAAAGTGGAACCTGTGTCAAAAAACAAGGTGAAGAAGTCTTTGCAagatgaacttaaaaataaaggtgtaaaaattgtcCCTAGACTTGCACATATTCTTGATGAAC includes the following:
- the TDRD15 gene encoding tudor domain-containing protein 15, which produces MDSTSLLPALLNVDLTISHIECLPKDILVKFQGRNNIECEFDYHILQREIQYVQKGNNNVDIDDFCLVEERVSGEWQRGRVVEKKNELYTVLLIDHGEELRVDSTQVASACGNLFELPPRVTFGILANILPAGKKWSPKALNYFKSLVGLQVKGCVQAVLPLQMIVLEVPNIISQVLELQLGRLIDGDSFRLIVEMVKEFPKQMPDSLHRKRPESSLSNNDTLLDIQHVLDNLQPSLSVGSTESVKVSSALSPSKFYCQLIKWIPELENFTTCMTLHYDIISQGSSPTCDNFGLLCVARRINGQWHRGILQQLLPNNQVRIWFMDYGSSETVPSVHVKKLKQDFVLVPLFSFPCSLTCLHSPDRDIRKFQLSIFKQALLGQVVYAHLDRFNKDEHLYYVTLETQESTVTSKCLLKTVGTQVLCPVSDSKIYNRLRATSASEVNSFAVGSFIANTEQPIDSLSKKDTLKIDFPVKTVEMKIEAAYIGFVVYVLNPSNFWVRTNEHQNEFQDIIKNINKYYDLCENEELILRNPEPGSFCCARYSKDRHFYRAVVTEINGYKINVYFLDYGNTDSIPFFDVKILLPEFCELPALAMCCSLAHVFPVEDLWVKAAVDYFKKIVLNKAVLLQVIAKKDDKYTVNIQSIEASEDNDVVSLMLQAGYAEYWEVEPKCCPKFVSEYSVLNLKSKSKVNVKKVISALLEGPQSKRYHPNKLKESNLSLLKSQPVNFSEFENPFILSVGPESPWRYKEYVFKPGTVLEVKCSYSCGPGDFLCQLQCKLEDLKLLMEQLQHYYSIHSDPYQVGQMACVAKSSKDGKWYRAAILTQISEKEFDVILVDYGYQERVLIRDLCAIKPHFLSLEAQAFRCSLNHLVEPISCRIFTWSREACRDFENFISSSRGLLTCVICAIVLIYPNCLSNLVDLQSPFTSAKEFLIRHGSAQYCTVSKPFPSSVSLYSYCYSSFNIKIGSEEEIYISHIYSPQEFYCQLSRNSKDLEMIETKIREISYPSDCPKYNFSKMRLCISKYVEDGLSYRALSMPTDSLSDFLVYFVDFGNKQLVEESMLRAVSDEFPELLFTPMQAIKCFLSDLSDVDIPAEINNWFAGKFFGKPLRAKILSREPDGQFGVDLYDGYQHINQKIKMLLDAYGKKHCDQAQCVKKDHKTNENKKKAVSLKGKIENNYHHNVSKTSLITHSESKTDQLMNPRSIYARLLKPSVCCKVEPVSKNKVKKSLQDELKNKGVKIVPRLAHILDEHDAGQKSVRVVSQSSIRELNQATSKNIHSHARPQIKDLPQPKIYLNAKVRGYVSNISNPASFHIQLAEHENVIIRLAAALNARRASMVRERKSVKPMVGDLVVAEYSGDNAIYRAVIKKILSRNSYEVEFIDYGNTAVVSTSKMFEIKKEFLTIPQLGVHSFLSGVKWNEPNEIWDRKTVDYFASRVSNKAVSCEFLKRHKQKWEVNVICDEKCVINELVKWTACLKLQRTVLQMPQVVSQKVGPVDSEMKKGGSDGYEGSVILQPSYQLVSIPFEELKPGQLEKAEILHVSKSGTFYVKLSKNKKILSDLTVLITKEVRNPAFLSVENIEKGLECLAKSKNTFEWYRSKVAKYVDEKVLVFLVDCGRYEIVPLCNTKVLSNEIRNIPRQAVPCKWIWFENFRKMPFESIADLFARLEINILFLKYLDSAWKVDILIDGLLLLEYLNLNTVHIEENKFRSSGIICSVESKTPVSPCTIRSFTWTQLQNGKQYSGIATAVSDPSDFCVQLEDFFDTMKSLFMLLSDLPEDLQTVPQDHIIPGSSCLFKYESEDQWNRVEISKVSDQNLLLTLIDYGFSVYIPYSDIKILKVVPEELLNLPRLSYSCILHGVLPAEGRHWTEEAKRFFQDFLSKPGLVFQFRGYSFETKLKVDIIHEKNNLADMLVASGLAIYSKDSVHLDEVTTTGSIEVQYKSESKPICQLLDQNNYKIENINCTCTEKQVLKNQKTIKRKDVFKHLLKKSHISRRLQSGKSVLRRKKVDTGKHNPRSTITFDTCATASFWELPNGLKNNTNCIENIFAKLSEGLQENNTVDLRTTGKALHVNEVMVSKHLKALVRLMLVKRVVLKSNLGHRVKRLWSQAVWCPQLLCESCHPIQTGYSVKAGTVAQGLHLLYLVDREHLLMNRFQKEEALYEYARGAKGNNSMARRELCCREPELWEPRAGVLHQPRFSGAEEADGMKKTAKMPFFFKFIKKNTSQNADRKNCSLVQKDLLGPPSQEGLLSHLHQQPASFPSIGLKRDVTGLTSEDRESGFMIASLLQVPLEVDYQRNTGIPNMMDVGPPSE